In the genome of Phaseolus vulgaris cultivar G19833 unplaced genomic scaffold, P. vulgaris v2.0 scaffold_721, whole genome shotgun sequence, the window AAGTtagtaaatttttaaaaaaaatatgaaaataattagtgAGTGACAGagagaataaaattatatttataagctTTTAAGTCAACTAAATTATTACTAAagcaattttaaaataaatattaaaattaattatataaaaaactaaagaaaaactttacaattaatttattattaagttaactttatcaaataattttagcTTTACGTTTCAACTTTTAGCTAATTTTAAAGTagtcttaaaatattaaaatgaaaattttagaaGTTAAAGAAGTTAGAGAACAAAAGTATAATTTAATCTAATTCTATTATAGAATATCTTTCATATGGTTATTAGTTTCTTTGGAAAGAGGGTTAATGtctgaaaataaaagaaagttgTGATGTTcacaaataataatgataagTCACCAGTGTCTTCATCAAGAAAACAACACAACTCACTCAGAAATGATGTATAAGAATTCCAAGTGGCCGTATTCCTTCACATTCTAAGCCATTACTTATAAGTTCAGCAAATTTTAACCAACTTTATTCACAGAAAAAGCAGTGCTATCAACTTTTTCTGGATATCCCAGCACCATATCAACTATCATTTCAGCAGTTCCCAGAGCCTGAAATAATTTCTCCATAATCAGAACAAAATTATGTAAATGTTTATTCAGAGTTAAGATCAACTTATATTTGAGTTAAGAAACAGGTTTTGAAGAAATTCATATAAACTAACTTACAAATTACTTTGAAGTTaaggaaaatataattaagtgtTTATACATAGTTTCTCAGAACATTCATAAAAATTTAGTATAACTGAGAAGTGAGAACTGACCATTGAAAGCCCACACCCTTCGTGTCCAGCTGCAAGGAACACATTTGACAAGCCAGGGACAGGCCCTATCACTGGCTTCCCATCAGGCACTGACAAAGATAGATTATGCAAATCAAATATAACATGATCTCTGTGTGTTCATAGATTTTGGAAATGTAAATACAAAGAGATATTGTGACTCACTATAAGGTCGTAATCCTGTTCTCACTTTTCTAATTGCACTTAGATCTGAAAGGGAAAGCGCTTGCAACTTCGGAAGAATTCTC includes:
- the LOC137817692 gene encoding uncharacterized protein, coding for MEESWRILPKLQALSLSDLSAIRKVRTGLRPYMPDGKPVIGPVPGLSNVFLAAGHEGCGLSMALGTAEMIVDMVLGYPEKVDSTAFSVNKVG